Genomic DNA from Desulfuribacillus alkaliarsenatis:
TCTTGATGTAGAAGAGCAGCTAAGGCCGACGCTGAGGAGATATGGACTAGAATATATTATTCCTAGGGATAAACAGGTTAGTAATGTTATCTTACAGCAGGAGCTTGAACAGCTAGAGGCTACAGTTGCGACGATACCAATTGTCTTCCTTGGAATTGCAGCGATGGTTGTATATATTATGCTGCGGAGAATGGTAGAACAACAACGTGGTCAAATAGGTACGCTTAAATCATTTGGTTATACGAGTAGGGAAATATTATTTCATTATCTGGCGTATGGTGTAGTGCTAGGAATAGCTGGTGGTCTGTTAGGGGGGCTAGCGGGCATAGCCTTAGCCTATCCGTTAACTATTTTGTATCAGAGCTTTTTTGCATTACCAGGTTTAGAAAGTGAATTTTCCATTCGTTATTTATTCTTTGGAATATTATTGTCCTTAGGCTTTAGTGTTATAGCAGCCTACCAAGGGAGTAAAGGGCTTTTGAAGCTACAGCCAGCAGAAGCAATGCGGCCACCAGCGCCGCCAGTAGCCAAGAGGATTTTCATTGAAAAGATTAAACCGTTGTGGGCGATTTTATCTATTCAAGGGAAGATGGCTACGAGAAATTTATTCCGTAATAAGTTAAGGGCCTTCTTTATCCTGATAGGTGTTAGCTTCTCATTTGCGATGATTGCCGTCTCTGGCTATTTTTCTAGTGTTGGTGACTTAATAATAGGGGAGCAGTTTGAGAAGGTGCAAACCTATGACGCAAAGGTCGTTTTCAGTTCACCATTAGAGAAGAGTCAAGTCGAGAACGAGCTTTGGGGTGCCCAAGGGGTCAAAAATCTAGAAACCATACTAGAAGCACCAGTCTCATTAGAAAAGGAGTGGCGCTCTAAAGACATATTGCTTATGGGCTTGCCAGATGGTGGAGTACTATATAATGTCATAGATGATAAAGGGAATAAGGTTGAATTATACAATAATGGAATCTATCTATCGGAGCATTTAGCAAAGGATTTACAAGTAGGTGTAGGAGCTTCATTAGAATTAGATAGTCCATTTTTAAAAGGTGAACCACTCACCATATATGTGGCAGGAGTAATTAGCCAAAATATTGGTTCAACAGCATATATGCGTTATGAATACTTGACGGAACTGTTGGGTCAAGGGAAGATTGTTACATCGGCGCTCTTGAACATAGACCAGGAGCATATTCGGCTATTGAAAGAGCGCTATCAGGAAGCTACTATGGTAGCTAGTATAGAAGATAAAGAGCAAACTATGAGTCAAATCACAGAGCTTCTTGAAACCTTTAGTTATACTACGTGGATACTTGTGTTGTTTGCAGCAGCTTGTGGATTTGCAATCA
This window encodes:
- a CDS encoding ABC transporter permease encodes the protein MLWRKLFRDLWLNKTAYIACLTVIIIGLMMYVSMAICYDNLETAKNRFYEEQNFADGFVKVRGMPITQVTQLERIEGIEQVQGRIVKDVRVYAPDRDENVYLRLVSVDPNKEVAINQVRIVDGVPIQGKERNILVDPAFFEANELQLGSVVSVIAEGRKVDLSIAGTAQNPEFVYAMRTAQDLYPSPETFGIAYLPFDVLSNMFSSGANVNDIVFTVREGFTYLDVEEQLRPTLRRYGLEYIIPRDKQVSNVILQQELEQLEATVATIPIVFLGIAAMVVYIMLRRMVEQQRGQIGTLKSFGYTSREILFHYLAYGVVLGIAGGLLGGLAGIALAYPLTILYQSFFALPGLESEFSIRYLFFGILLSLGFSVIAAYQGSKGLLKLQPAEAMRPPAPPVAKRIFIEKIKPLWAILSIQGKMATRNLFRNKLRAFFILIGVSFSFAMIAVSGYFSSVGDLIIGEQFEKVQTYDAKVVFSSPLEKSQVENELWGAQGVKNLETILEAPVSLEKEWRSKDILLMGLPDGGVLYNVIDDKGNKVELYNNGIYLSEHLAKDLQVGVGASLELDSPFLKGEPLTIYVAGVISQNIGSTAYMRYEYLTELLGQGKIVTSALLNIDQEHIRLLKERYQEATMVASIEDKEQTMSQITELLETFSYTTWILVLFAAACGFAIIYSTSIISLSERQRELASLRVLGMSSKEVFEVLSFEQWTISLFAMLAGIPLAYGMVTGIAQSIDTDIMVIPVVFEPHTFMLAAAGTVASILIAQLSVYRRVTKLSLVDVLKERD